One region of Paucibacter aquatile genomic DNA includes:
- a CDS encoding cyanophycinase, with amino-acid sequence MNTKHVSDLLISTLAAGLLATASLGASAQGGTVHTLKPGTFGPAGTVLGATPPPPTTPVKGVHAPSPVTAKPISSTAGHSAASGSSAGPGPLGAGEGAIKGYAVPIGGALKADNEDVWGRIVQLAGGKGARFVVFGTAAEDPEASAKTAVDMLQKRGAVAEALPVAPKFSWVDLSKVVRDPSLIAKVKNARGVFFTGGSQERIVDVLMPGGNSTPMLEAIWDVYRRGGVVAGTSAGAAIMSTVMFRDAPSVINIMKGKWAEGKQIDRGLGFVGPDLFVDQHFLKRGRFGRMIPLMMAKGYKLGLGVEENSAAVVHGDEVEVIGAKGALLVDLTDVKTDPTLGAFNVTSARLSFLDQGDRYSLKTRQTTPAPIKLRGAKHDHTAPDFKPYFTEDRFDLDMLGDSTIANAMTYLIDSNRNEVRGLSFDVLPKPGDPVAELGFLFRLYKGKGSYGWSTEEWGGEEFTVVNLYLDVTPVRMPQPLYSAWPGPDRATGPAPERGDGPSK; translated from the coding sequence ATGAACACCAAGCACGTCTCTGATTTGTTGATCTCCACCCTGGCTGCGGGCCTGCTGGCCACGGCCAGCCTTGGCGCATCTGCCCAGGGTGGCACGGTGCACACCCTGAAGCCGGGCACCTTCGGCCCCGCCGGCACGGTGCTCGGCGCCACGCCGCCGCCGCCGACCACGCCGGTCAAGGGCGTGCATGCGCCCTCGCCGGTCACGGCCAAACCGATCAGTTCGACGGCAGGCCACAGCGCCGCGTCCGGCAGCAGCGCCGGCCCCGGCCCGCTGGGCGCGGGAGAGGGCGCCATCAAAGGCTATGCCGTGCCCATCGGGGGTGCATTGAAGGCCGACAACGAAGACGTCTGGGGCCGTATCGTGCAGCTGGCCGGCGGCAAGGGCGCGCGTTTTGTCGTCTTCGGCACGGCGGCCGAGGACCCCGAGGCCAGTGCCAAGACGGCGGTGGACATGTTGCAAAAGCGCGGCGCCGTGGCCGAGGCCCTGCCGGTGGCGCCCAAGTTCAGCTGGGTGGACCTGAGCAAGGTGGTGCGCGACCCGTCCCTGATCGCCAAGGTCAAGAACGCCCGCGGTGTGTTTTTTACCGGCGGCTCGCAAGAGCGCATCGTTGACGTGCTGATGCCGGGTGGCAATAGCACGCCCATGCTGGAAGCCATTTGGGACGTCTACCGCCGCGGCGGTGTGGTGGCCGGCACCTCGGCCGGTGCGGCCATCATGAGCACGGTGATGTTTCGTGACGCACCCAGCGTCATCAACATCATGAAAGGCAAGTGGGCCGAGGGCAAACAGATCGACCGTGGCCTCGGTTTTGTCGGCCCCGATCTCTTCGTCGACCAGCATTTCCTCAAGCGCGGCCGTTTTGGCCGCATGATCCCGCTGATGATGGCCAAGGGCTACAAGCTGGGCCTGGGTGTGGAAGAGAACTCGGCCGCCGTGGTGCATGGCGATGAGGTCGAGGTGATCGGTGCCAAGGGCGCCTTGCTGGTGGACCTGACCGATGTGAAGACCGACCCGACCCTGGGCGCCTTCAATGTGACCAGCGCCCGCCTGAGCTTCCTGGACCAGGGCGACCGCTACAGCCTCAAGACCCGGCAGACCACGCCGGCGCCCATCAAGCTGCGCGGCGCCAAGCACGACCACACGGCGCCCGACTTCAAACCTTACTTCACCGAAGACCGTTTCGATCTGGACATGCTGGGCGACTCCACCATCGCCAATGCCATGACCTATCTGATCGACAGCAACCGCAACGAGGTGCGCGGCCTGTCCTTCGATGTGCTGCCCAAGCCCGGTGACCCGGTCGCCGAGCTCGGTTTCCTGTTTCGCCTGTACAAGGGCAAGGGCAGTTATGGCTGGAGCACGGAGGAGTGGGGTGGTGAGGAGTTCACCGTGGTCAATCTCTACCTCGACGTGACCCCGGTGCGCATGCCCCAGCCGCTGTACAGCGCCTGGCCCGGCCCCGACCGCGCCACCGGTCCGGCCCCCGAGCGGGGCGACGGGCCGAGCAAGTGA